The Ochrobactrum quorumnocens genome has a segment encoding these proteins:
- a CDS encoding ABC transporter permease: MTMIAANGDISMSGKESPTAVGATRRKTLGALLVRMGAIGIFVLILLYFAFMAPGFLNFYNILNVIEQSAVLGVLAFGMSVVVIGGGSDVQTGGIDLSLAANTGLCAAVFAVSTAAGFPVPVTLAMAIGTGVLVGMLNAVAVVWFNILPLLATLAVMNIVAGTELILTQNTVVSMASDFTMNIAVGSFLGVSVLAWCLIGFTLAMAILLHFTGMGLRLYAVGGHPEAARAAGLNVGAYVGGTYLFAGFCAGLGSILLVSRLSASTPGTGELLLSVIAAALLGTVFSRRFVPTAGGTILSTLFIGFLANGFQLLNVSSYWVTGVQGTLILLVVAATSFAKPSER; this comes from the coding sequence ATGACGATGATCGCAGCAAATGGAGACATATCGATGAGCGGAAAGGAAAGCCCGACCGCAGTAGGAGCTACGCGAAGAAAGACGCTGGGTGCCTTGCTTGTGCGTATGGGTGCTATCGGCATCTTCGTGCTGATTTTGCTTTATTTCGCGTTTATGGCGCCAGGATTTCTGAATTTCTACAATATTCTCAATGTGATCGAGCAATCGGCGGTTCTGGGTGTGTTGGCGTTTGGCATGTCGGTTGTGGTGATCGGCGGAGGAAGTGATGTCCAGACGGGCGGTATTGATCTCTCGCTTGCGGCCAATACCGGTTTATGTGCTGCGGTTTTTGCCGTCTCGACGGCTGCCGGATTTCCAGTGCCGGTAACGCTTGCGATGGCCATTGGCACTGGTGTGTTGGTGGGTATGCTGAATGCCGTAGCCGTTGTCTGGTTTAATATCTTGCCACTTCTAGCAACGCTTGCGGTGATGAACATCGTTGCCGGTACTGAACTGATCCTGACACAAAACACTGTCGTATCGATGGCATCTGATTTCACCATGAATATCGCTGTTGGGTCCTTCCTTGGCGTTTCAGTGCTGGCCTGGTGCCTTATTGGCTTCACGCTTGCAATGGCGATCCTGCTTCATTTCACCGGCATGGGGCTAAGGCTCTATGCGGTCGGTGGGCATCCGGAGGCGGCGCGTGCTGCGGGTCTGAATGTGGGCGCCTATGTGGGCGGCACCTATCTCTTTGCCGGTTTTTGTGCCGGGCTGGGCAGCATCCTGCTGGTGTCGCGCCTGAGTGCGAGCACACCGGGAACGGGGGAACTGCTGCTTTCGGTGATCGCAGCAGCCTTGCTTGGAACGGTGTTTTCACGCCGCTTCGTACCGACTGCGGGCGGCACCATTCTGAGCACGCTGTTCATTGGCTTTCTTGCCAATGGGTTCCAGCTTCTCAATGTGTCCAGCTATTGGGTTACTGGGGTACAAGGCACCCTGATCCTGCTGGTTGTCGCAGCCACCTCCTTTGCCAAACCTTCGGAGCGCTGA
- a CDS encoding ABC transporter permease: MNTLAHSRAATLFSIDNISRYAIVLAFVGLLVTFSLASPTFFTGPNLYNVLLNNIVLLAIVALGMTIVITAGGIDLSVGVSVDMASLVFITLLATGYGAAFGIFAGLCAAALVGLLNAILITRLKISPFLATLGVLFIGQSVQQIATGGGQPIYLVTGDFAAVFNAIVRTHVLGMPMPMIVLAVCLGTVYAALRHSVFGRYVRAFGAQPGVAWYSGIRVPFNMSMVYIACAILCGIAGILLSSTVRSYVPLSGNAFLLDAIGATFIGTTISAERRPSVIGTLLGVALLAIVKNGLLLVGWNFYWQQVGVGLLVFLILALSFGLRGRIH, from the coding sequence ATGAACACGCTAGCTCACTCGAGAGCCGCTACGCTCTTTTCGATCGATAATATTTCCCGCTATGCTATCGTGCTTGCCTTTGTCGGTCTTCTGGTAACCTTCTCGCTTGCCAGCCCGACATTTTTTACGGGGCCTAATCTCTATAATGTGCTGTTGAACAATATTGTGCTGCTCGCAATAGTTGCTCTTGGCATGACGATTGTTATTACAGCCGGAGGCATCGACCTGTCAGTTGGTGTTTCGGTGGATATGGCCAGTCTGGTCTTCATAACGTTGCTTGCAACAGGGTATGGTGCTGCCTTTGGTATCTTTGCCGGACTATGTGCGGCCGCTTTGGTGGGGCTACTAAACGCCATTCTCATTACCCGGCTAAAGATCAGCCCGTTTCTTGCAACACTCGGCGTTTTGTTTATCGGCCAGAGTGTGCAGCAAATAGCAACAGGCGGCGGTCAGCCGATCTATCTGGTGACAGGGGATTTTGCTGCCGTGTTCAACGCCATTGTGCGTACGCATGTGCTTGGCATGCCAATGCCGATGATCGTTCTCGCCGTTTGCCTTGGTACGGTTTATGCAGCATTGCGCCATTCCGTCTTTGGTCGCTATGTGCGTGCCTTTGGTGCACAGCCGGGCGTGGCCTGGTATTCGGGTATCCGGGTGCCGTTCAATATGTCGATGGTCTATATCGCCTGCGCCATTTTATGCGGCATTGCCGGTATTCTGCTTTCCTCGACAGTTCGCTCTTATGTGCCGTTATCTGGCAATGCTTTCCTGCTCGATGCCATTGGTGCCACGTTTATCGGTACAACAATCAGCGCGGAGCGCCGTCCATCGGTTATCGGCACGCTGCTTGGCGTGGCGCTGCTTGCCATCGTCAAGAACGGGCTGCTGTTGGTCGGCTGGAACTTCTACTGGCAACAGGTCGGTGTCGGCCTACTTGTCTTCCTCATTCTTGCTCTCAGCTTCGGCCTGCGCGGCCGCATACACTGA
- a CDS encoding carbohydrate kinase family protein, with amino-acid sequence MARFDVSSIGFYVLDILGRPVTRIPDGGRADYIEEIRMTVAGTAGATAVDCTILGLSTQAVTTVGDDEMGDFLHAKMVKFGVDCGLVKRSNATQTSATILPVRPNGERPALHVPGTAAIFTVAEEDLDAALDATVVHVGGTGLLKAFDGEPTVRLLKKAKELGRITTFDLIQANPETFALVEPCLPYIDYFVPSIEEAGEMAGAHDPREVARFYKARGVKNAILTMGADGVYVSPEKGEDFTLPAFNILVSDTTGCGDSFTAGIIVGLIKGWDLREAARFASAVAARVAMGLGSDGKLVSFEDTLDAMNTLPVRSKNAA; translated from the coding sequence ATGGCACGTTTTGATGTGAGTTCGATCGGCTTTTACGTTCTTGATATTCTTGGCCGGCCTGTAACGCGCATACCTGATGGCGGGCGCGCTGATTATATTGAAGAAATCCGCATGACTGTCGCGGGTACGGCGGGTGCGACTGCGGTTGACTGCACCATTCTCGGTCTTTCCACGCAGGCCGTCACTACAGTCGGCGACGATGAGATGGGCGATTTTCTTCATGCCAAAATGGTCAAGTTTGGCGTTGATTGCGGGCTGGTCAAGCGCAGCAATGCAACACAGACTTCGGCGACAATTCTGCCTGTCAGACCCAATGGTGAGCGCCCGGCTTTGCATGTGCCGGGTACGGCTGCGATCTTTACGGTGGCAGAGGAAGATCTTGATGCAGCGCTTGATGCCACGGTGGTGCATGTCGGCGGCACAGGCTTGCTAAAGGCGTTTGATGGTGAACCAACCGTGCGGCTTCTAAAAAAAGCCAAGGAACTTGGCCGTATAACCACGTTTGATCTCATTCAAGCCAATCCTGAAACCTTTGCACTGGTCGAACCATGTCTGCCTTATATCGACTATTTCGTGCCAAGCATTGAAGAAGCTGGCGAAATGGCCGGTGCGCATGACCCGCGAGAGGTCGCACGTTTTTACAAGGCGCGCGGTGTGAAGAACGCAATCCTGACCATGGGCGCCGACGGCGTCTATGTATCGCCTGAAAAGGGCGAGGATTTCACCCTGCCTGCTTTCAATATCCTGGTCTCCGATACGACCGGCTGTGGAGACAGTTTCACCGCTGGCATCATTGTCGGCCTCATCAAGGGCTGGGACCTTCGCGAGGCTGCACGCTTTGCATCTGCGGTCGCGGCGCGGGTGGCCATGGGACTTGGTTCGGACGGCAAGCTGGTTTCGTTCGAAGATACGCTTGACGCCATGAACACGCTGCCCGTGCGCAGCAAAAACGCGGCCTGA
- a CDS encoding SDR family NAD(P)-dependent oxidoreductase, protein MQIMPTGTVAVVTGASRGIGRAIAVGLAEFGYDVVVLDLGAQSAALDETAAGIRAAGRKAFVHTLDVTSKTEIEATVTAILAEAGSIDVLVNNAGILKLSTLEDLSEKDWDAHFDVNAKGVLLMCQAVLPHMRSKKSGRIINIASIAGRQGVAMQGHYAATKSTVITLTRVLAQEVGMDDITVNAICPGIILTEMGKNNLGSDEAIRHWENVASLKRLGYPEDVVGPVRFFASNQSDFVTGQSLNVCGGIYFH, encoded by the coding sequence ATGCAGATTATGCCAACAGGCACAGTTGCTGTCGTTACCGGAGCCAGCAGAGGCATTGGCCGCGCCATCGCTGTCGGCCTTGCAGAGTTTGGTTATGACGTTGTTGTTCTCGACCTTGGTGCGCAGAGCGCAGCTCTTGATGAAACGGCAGCCGGCATTCGTGCCGCTGGACGTAAGGCTTTCGTGCACACCCTCGACGTGACGTCCAAGACTGAGATCGAAGCGACTGTCACGGCGATCCTAGCCGAAGCGGGCAGCATCGATGTACTCGTTAACAATGCCGGTATTCTCAAGCTTTCCACGCTGGAAGATCTGAGCGAAAAGGACTGGGACGCCCATTTCGACGTCAATGCCAAGGGCGTGCTCTTGATGTGTCAGGCGGTTCTGCCGCATATGCGCAGCAAGAAAAGCGGTCGCATCATCAATATTGCTTCAATTGCAGGACGTCAGGGCGTTGCGATGCAGGGCCATTATGCGGCGACAAAATCGACCGTCATCACATTGACGCGTGTGCTTGCACAAGAAGTCGGCATGGATGATATCACAGTGAACGCCATCTGCCCCGGCATTATTCTCACCGAAATGGGTAAGAACAATCTTGGCAGCGATGAGGCCATTCGCCATTGGGAAAATGTCGCCTCGCTCAAGCGTCTTGGCTACCCGGAGGACGTGGTCGGACCGGTCCGCTTCTTTGCTTCCAACCAGTCGGATTTCGTGACTGGCCAGTCGCTGAATGTCTGTGGCGGTATCTATTTCCATTGA
- a CDS encoding aldehyde dehydrogenase family protein — protein sequence MHANALKFLINGNWVEPIGSSRHKLINPATEEMVCEIAMGDKADVDRAVAAAKAAFPAYSMTTPTERRRLLQRLLELYNENYDEIAAMMTEEMGTTATFSHAAQAWVGRAHLETIINVLETYAFEELRGDVLITREAVGVCGLITPWNWPMNQLVVKVVPALAAGCTMVVKPSEYSPLSSIRFSELVKEAGFPAGVYNYINGEGHIVGEAMSRHPDIDMMSITGSARAGVAVAKASADTIKRVHQELGGKSANIILPDACFEEAVIRGVHGCYTNCGQACKAPTRMLVPHDRMDEAAQIAAHTANAIRVGPPTDAASEQGPVVNRQQYEQIQALIESGISEGAKLVAGGPGRPQGLNRGYYVRPTVFSHVTPEMTIAREEIFGPVLSIIGYTDEDDAVRIANDTVYGLAGYIQTNDNGAARRIARQLRVGMVYINEADWDAAAPFGGFKQSGNGREHGEFGLADFLEIKATGGLGVAN from the coding sequence ATGCACGCGAACGCGTTGAAATTCCTGATCAATGGAAACTGGGTCGAGCCGATTGGCTCGAGCCGTCATAAATTGATTAATCCGGCGACCGAAGAAATGGTCTGCGAGATTGCGATGGGCGATAAGGCCGATGTCGACCGTGCTGTTGCTGCCGCAAAGGCGGCTTTCCCGGCTTATTCCATGACGACACCCACTGAGCGTCGGCGTTTGTTGCAGCGTCTTCTCGAACTCTACAACGAGAATTACGACGAGATCGCTGCTATGATGACCGAGGAGATGGGTACGACGGCGACCTTCTCCCACGCGGCGCAAGCATGGGTTGGGCGTGCGCATCTTGAAACCATCATTAATGTGCTTGAGACTTATGCATTTGAAGAGCTGCGCGGCGATGTTCTTATCACGCGCGAGGCGGTGGGTGTTTGCGGTCTGATCACGCCATGGAACTGGCCGATGAACCAGTTGGTGGTTAAAGTTGTACCTGCGCTCGCCGCAGGCTGCACTATGGTTGTCAAGCCGAGCGAATATTCGCCCCTAAGCTCTATTCGCTTTAGCGAACTGGTAAAGGAAGCTGGGTTCCCGGCGGGCGTTTATAATTACATCAATGGTGAAGGCCATATTGTGGGCGAAGCTATGTCGCGCCATCCGGATATCGACATGATGTCGATTACTGGCTCGGCTCGTGCCGGTGTGGCGGTTGCCAAGGCCTCTGCTGACACCATCAAGCGCGTGCATCAGGAACTGGGCGGCAAATCAGCGAATATTATCCTGCCTGATGCGTGTTTTGAGGAAGCTGTCATTCGCGGCGTGCATGGTTGCTACACGAATTGCGGTCAGGCTTGCAAGGCACCCACGCGCATGCTGGTGCCGCATGACAGAATGGATGAAGCCGCACAAATTGCTGCACATACGGCCAACGCCATTCGTGTCGGACCGCCCACTGATGCGGCGTCAGAACAGGGGCCAGTAGTCAATCGTCAGCAATATGAGCAGATTCAGGCGCTTATTGAAAGCGGGATTTCGGAAGGTGCTAAGCTGGTTGCAGGTGGTCCTGGGCGCCCGCAGGGGCTTAATCGCGGCTATTATGTCCGCCCAACTGTCTTCTCCCATGTCACGCCAGAGATGACGATTGCACGTGAAGAAATTTTCGGTCCCGTCCTTTCGATCATTGGTTACACAGACGAAGACGATGCGGTTCGCATTGCCAATGATACGGTCTATGGCCTTGCAGGCTATATTCAGACGAATGACAATGGAGCGGCACGTCGGATTGCGCGCCAGCTTCGTGTTGGGATGGTCTATATCAATGAGGCCGATTGGGATGCCGCCGCACCATTTGGCGGGTTCAAGCAGTCTGGCAATGGCCGTGAACATGGCGAATTTGGTCTTGCTGATTTTCTCGAGATAAAGGCAACCGGCGGCTTGGGAGTGGCAAATTAA
- a CDS encoding type II toxin-antitoxin system ParD family antitoxin: MANIEKRTISLPSEQAAFIESKVKNGDYASVSEVVRAGIRALRERDEVIERWLHNEIATSYDAMKSDPSRAVSVDSAFSSVRNRHAERMKVRK, from the coding sequence ATGGCCAATATCGAGAAACGTACGATTAGCCTGCCTAGTGAGCAGGCAGCCTTCATCGAATCCAAAGTCAAGAATGGGGATTACGCCTCGGTTAGTGAGGTTGTTCGTGCTGGCATCCGGGCATTAAGAGAGCGGGATGAAGTGATTGAGCGCTGGTTACATAATGAAATTGCTACATCTTACGATGCGATGAAATCCGACCCTTCCCGGGCGGTGAGTGTCGATTCTGCTTTTTCTTCAGTTCGCAATCGACATGCTGAACGCATGAAAGTTCGAAAGTGA
- a CDS encoding type II toxin-antitoxin system RelE/ParE family toxin, producing the protein MSPEAEADLLALYDWIAERASPQTTLGYIDRLENYVRSFDYASERGTLRNDIREGLRTVGFERRVTIAFNVTEQKVVVLGFFYGGQNWQEALSEQ; encoded by the coding sequence TTGTCGCCTGAAGCGGAGGCAGATCTTTTGGCTCTTTATGACTGGATAGCCGAAAGAGCTTCGCCTCAGACTACGCTGGGATACATTGACAGGCTCGAAAATTATGTTCGCAGCTTTGACTACGCTTCTGAGCGCGGCACTTTGCGTAACGACATACGTGAAGGACTACGAACTGTTGGCTTTGAACGCAGAGTTACGATCGCCTTCAATGTCACTGAGCAAAAGGTTGTTGTGCTAGGCTTCTTTTATGGCGGCCAAAATTGGCAGGAAGCCTTATCTGAACAGTGA
- a CDS encoding M20 metallopeptidase family protein: MAAQSDPNLLNDLSSFVQKLTNDIEPHLIEVRRDIHAHPETGFDVERTAGLVARELESLGIEHQTGVGRTGVVGLIKGGRPGPTLIIRADMDALPIEEQTGLPFASLHPGKMHACGHDLHTAILIGIGKVLKDIAPRLSGNVKLMFQPAEETQESGARAMISDGILDGVDYALGFHNHPDEPTGTFTFVEGVANGSSDEFDITVHAASGHAARPHQAVDPIVATAQLITQLQTIVSREVDPMLAAVLTIGSIHGGHTHNIIPDSVSIMGTVRCQDRDARDIIEAAVRRICGGLEASLRVRCEINYVRGVPSMVSDPYLIETTGAVIREHYGDVYFKRGGSLGSEDFALVGERVPSFQLGIGAAQDGRDDKLHNSDYQPNERSIANGVVVLSLAAARILS, translated from the coding sequence ATGGCTGCTCAATCCGATCCCAACCTGCTTAACGACCTTTCGTCTTTCGTACAAAAGCTCACAAACGATATTGAACCACATCTGATTGAGGTCCGCCGGGACATTCATGCCCATCCTGAAACCGGCTTTGATGTCGAACGGACAGCGGGCTTGGTTGCGCGGGAGCTTGAGAGCTTAGGCATTGAGCATCAGACAGGTGTTGGACGGACCGGCGTTGTAGGTCTGATTAAGGGTGGCCGTCCGGGGCCGACTTTGATTATTCGCGCCGATATGGATGCGCTGCCAATCGAAGAGCAAACCGGTCTTCCCTTTGCTAGCCTTCATCCTGGGAAAATGCACGCCTGTGGTCACGACCTTCATACAGCGATACTGATTGGCATCGGCAAGGTTTTGAAAGACATTGCTCCGCGTCTTAGCGGCAATGTTAAATTGATGTTCCAGCCCGCAGAGGAAACGCAGGAGAGCGGTGCGCGCGCCATGATTTCCGACGGCATTCTCGATGGCGTTGATTATGCTCTTGGCTTTCATAATCATCCCGACGAACCAACAGGCACATTTACGTTTGTGGAAGGTGTAGCGAACGGTTCATCTGACGAGTTTGATATTACAGTTCATGCCGCGTCCGGTCATGCAGCGCGTCCGCATCAGGCTGTGGACCCGATCGTCGCTACAGCACAGTTGATTACCCAGTTGCAAACAATCGTATCGCGTGAAGTTGATCCGATGCTGGCAGCCGTTCTGACTATTGGTTCGATCCATGGTGGTCATACGCACAATATCATCCCGGATTCAGTATCGATCATGGGGACTGTGCGTTGTCAGGACCGTGATGCCCGCGACATTATCGAAGCTGCCGTGCGTCGTATCTGTGGTGGGCTTGAAGCATCATTGCGCGTGCGTTGCGAGATCAATTACGTGCGCGGCGTGCCTTCGATGGTGTCCGATCCCTATTTGATCGAAACAACGGGCGCAGTTATTCGCGAGCATTATGGCGATGTGTATTTCAAGCGTGGCGGAAGTCTGGGTTCGGAAGACTTTGCACTCGTGGGCGAACGAGTGCCATCGTTCCAGTTAGGGATTGGTGCCGCACAGGACGGCCGTGATGACAAACTGCATAATTCCGATTATCAGCCGAACGAACGATCTATTGCCAACGGTGTTGTGGTACTTTCACTGGCAGCAGCACGTATTCTCTCGTGA